Below is a window of Pseudodesulfovibrio sp. 5S69 DNA.
CCTACAACTACCTGCCGTTCATGGTCCTGCCCTTGTGGGCGGCCATCGAGGCCATGGACGATTCCTATCTCGAAGCCGCCATGGACCTGGGCTGCCGCCACGCGGCCACCTTCTTCAAGGTGGTCCTGCCCCTGACCGGGGCCGGCCTCATCGCCGGATTCATGATGGTCTTCGTCCTGGTGGTCGGCGACTACTTGACCCCGCAGCTCATCGGCGGCTCCTCGGGCGTGACCGTGACCAGCGCCATCCACGACATGTTCGGCGCGGCCTTCGACTGGCCCACGGGCTCGGCGCTGGCCTGGGTCCTCCTGACCGCCATGGCCGCGTTCATCACCGCCGCCGTGTATCTCTTCTACAAGTCCCCCTGGGGACGCGGCATCAGGGGGGCGAAATAATGCGCCTCTCCGGATGGGCCGCCCTGCGCGGCTACACCTTCGTGGTCTACGGCTTCGTCTACCTGCCGATCATGCTCATGGGCCTGTTCTCCCTGAACGCCTCGGACATGATCGCCTTCCCCCTGACCGGGTTCACCTTCGACTGGTACACCCAGATCCTGCACGACGGCCGCATCTTCAAGGGGCTGCTGACCACCATGGCCGTGGCCTTCCCGGTGACCATCATCACCACCGTGCTCGGCTCCATGGCCGCCCTGGTCCTGACGCGCCACAAGTTCAAGGGCAAGACCGCCTTCCTGGCCCTGCTCGTGCTGCCCTTCTTCGTGCCCAAGCTCATCTTCGCCATCGCCCAGGTGACCTTTCTCAACGACGTGGGCATTCCCAAGGGCCTCTACACCGTGTGGATCTCCCAATCCATGATCATCCTGCCGTTCGTCACCGTGATCATCGCCTCGGTCCTGTTCCGCGTGGACAAGCGGCTGGAGGAGGCCGCCGGAGACCTCGGGGCCACGCCCTGGCAGACCTTCCGACGGGTGACCCTGCCGCTGATGAAAAACGGCATCCTGGCCGGATCGTTCATCTCGTTCGTCCTGTCCAACGCCGAGTATACGGTCTCCTACTTCACCAGCGGCCGGGCCCAGCCCCTGTCCGTGCTGGTGGCCTCGGACTTCCGGTTCCACCTCTCCCCGAGCCTGAACGCCCTGGCCATGCTCATCGTCCTGTTCAACATCCTGGTCATCGTGATCAGCGAATGGTTCCGGCGGCGCTCCGTACAGGCCTGACCGAAACACGAGGCAACATAATGAAACTGCTCATCAAAAACGGTCTGGTCGTGAACGCGGACCGCTCGGAATACGCGGACGTGCTCATCGAGGACACCGTGATCAGGGAAGTGGCCCCCAACCTCGGCGCGGGGCCGGACTACCGCACTCTCGGCGCAAAGGGCCTCATGGTCATCCCCGGCGGCATCGACCCGCACACCCACCTGGAGATGCCCACCCCGGTCACCCGCACCGCCGACGGCTTCGACAACGGCGGCCGCGCCGCCCTGTCCGGCGGAACCACCATGGTCATCGACTTCATCAACCCCAAGTACGGCCAGTCCTACCTGGAGGCCTGCGACATCTGCATGGAGCGCGCGGCCAAGGCCACCTGCCACTACTCCTACCACGCCACCGTGACCTGGTTCGACGAGCAGGCCGCCAAAGAGCTGCGCGTCCTGGCCGAGGAACGCGGCGTCAACTCCTTCAAGCACTTCACCACCTACAAGGGCTCGCTCATGCTCGAGCCCGAGCAGATGCTCGCCAGCTTCGCCCTGGCCCGCGAACTGGGCGCGCTCTGCACCGTGCACGCCGAAAACGACGAGATCATCACCTACATGCAGCGCAAGCTCCTGGACAAGGGCATCACCCAGCCCCGGGGACACGTCCTGTCCCGCCCGCCTATCGCCGAGGGCGAGGCCACCTACCACGCCATCGCGCTCGCCAAGATCGCGGGCGCGCCCATCTACATCGTGCACATGAGCTGCGAGGACGCCCTGCACGCGGTCATCCGCGCCCAGGCCACGGGACAGGAGGTCTACGCCGAGTCCCTGTGCGGCCACCTGCTCCTGGACGAGTCCGTGTACTTCAACGATGACCCGGAAATCGCCGCCCGCTACGTCATGAGCCCGCCCTTCCGCTCCGCCGAGCACCGCGAGGCCCTGTGGCAGGGGCTCGCCGACGGCCACATCCGGGTCATCGGCAGCGACAACTGCACCTTCACCCAGGCCCAGCGCAACCTCGGCCTGGACGACTTCACCAAGATCCCGAACGGCGCGCCCGGCCTGGAAGACCGCATGCGCATCGTCTTCAGCGAAGGCGTGGCCAAGGGCCGCATCACCCCGGAACAGTTCGTGGCCGTGACCTCCACCAATGCCGCGAAAATCTACAACATCCACCCGCGCAAGGGCGTTATCGCGCCCGGCGCCGACGCCGACTTGGTCCTCTGGGACCCGAAAAAGCAACACACCGTGTCGGCCAAGACCCACCGCCACGCCATCGACTACAGCATATTCGAAGGCATGACCTTCACCGGCTCGCCCGTCATGACCATCCTGTCCGGCGACGTCGTCTTCGAAAACGATCGGGTCACCGCCCAACCCGGCCAAGGCCAATTCATCCCCCGCCCCCCGCGCCAACGCATCCCGCCCTGCCACAGCTAGGCGGCGACGAAAAAAGGCCGGGTGCGCTGACGCGCACCCGGCCTTTTTTTTGCCTCCGGCGGCCAGAGGGGGAACCTCTTGGAAGAGGTTCCCCCTCTGGACTCCCCCTCCAGAACTTTTTATCGCCGCCTTCGGCGGAATCCGTGCGGGCGCGGGGGACGTCGTTTTGAAATGAAAACCAATCGGCGTAACTCTCCCCGCGAAGCGGAAACAAAAAGTTTCGGAAGGAAAGGGGAAAGGGGGAAAGGGAAGCCCTTTTCAAAGGGTTCCCTTTCCCCCTTCCCCCGGCCGCCGGAGGCTATTCCAAACCGTACTTCTTGATCTTGCGGTACAGCGTGGCGATGCCGATACCCAGTTTTTGGGCCACGCGTTCCTTGGCGGCCTTGGTACCGGTTTCGTCGCCGAAGGCTTTGAGGGCCTGCTGGATGAGGGTTCGTTCCATGGTTTCGAGGTTGTAGTCGGCGTATTCGGACTCGTGCATGCCGGAGCGGACCTTGAGGGGCAGGGTCTCGCGGGTGATGACGGCCGGGGAGTCGACCACATTGGCCACGTATTCAATGGAGTTCTGGAGTTCGCGGACATTGCCGGGCCAGTGGTATTCGCTGACCGCGGACCAGAAGGACTCCTTGATGGTCAGGATTTCCTTGTCCAGCCGGTCCATGCTCTGTTCGAGAAAAACCTTGGACAGCAGGTGGATGTCGCGCGGGCGCTCACGCAGGGGCGGGATGTGGATGGGGATGACGTTGAGACGGTAGAAGAGGTCTTCGCGGAAGGTGCCGTTGTGGACCATCTCTTCGAGGTTGCGGTTGGTGGCCGAGACCACGCGCACGTCGATGGCCGTGGGCTGGGTGGAGCCGAGCCGGGTGACCTCGCGCTGTTCCAGGGCGCGCAACAGCTTGGCCTGGAGATGCAGGGGCATGTCGCCGATCTCGTCCAGGAAGAGTGTGCCGCCGTTGGCCTGTTCGAACCGGCCCATCTTGCCCTTGGGGTTGGCCCCGGTGAACGCCCCGCCCACGTAGCCGAAGAGCTCGCTTTCGAGCAGGGTCTCGGGGATGGCCCCGCAGTTGATGGCCACGAACGGCCCCTCCTTGCGGCCGCCCTCCTCGTTCAGGGCGCGGGCCACGAGCTCTTTGCCGGTGCCGGACTCGCCGGTGACCAGGACCGAGGAGTTGGAGTCCGCGAACCGGGCCACCTGTTCCTTGAGGGTGACGATGACGTCCGAGGTGCCGAGGATGGCGTCCAGGCCAAGGCGTTCGTGGGAGGATGCCAGGCGCAGGGCGTCGTCGTGCATGAGCTGGGCGTCGCGGAACATGAACATGCTGGAGCTCTCGCCGTGCTGGAGGCGGTACTCGTTCCCGGCCACGTCGTGGGACCGCCCCTGGAGGCTGACCGTGTATTCGGTGTATTGGAGCAGGCGGGTTTCGCCGCGCAGGAGTTCGACCTTGATGGCGTCCTGGCCTTCGAGGGGGAAGTCGAGGATCTGCTGGGCGGCGCGGTTGGAGCGGACGATGCGCCCGTCCGGGGCGAGCAGGAGTACGCCCTCGTCCACCTTGTCCACCACGGTTTCGAGCAGTTGGCCCAGCGCCAGGCTGCGGGCGTACTCCATGGACTCGACCACCTTGGAGGCCAGGATGTCGGCCATCTGGGCCAGAAAGTCGAAGAAGACCTCGAAGTTGTCCTGGATGTGGGCCTTCTGCTCCTCGGTGAAGCAGACGAATCCGATGACCCCGACCACGGTGCCCCTGTACAGGATGGGCGTGCTCATCTCGAAGGTCTCGTCGCAGGACTGCCAGTTGGGGCAGTCGGCGCAGAACTCGGAGAAGCCGGGCTCGCGGATGACCAGGGGCCGCCCGGTCTTGAGCACCTGCCGGTACACGCCGCTGGCCGAGGACATCTGCTTGCCCACCAGCCCGGAGAACCGCCCGGTCCCGGCCACGCGGTAGAGGTTGCCGTCCACGATCTCCACGTCCACCCGCAACACTCTTGATATGACCGCCGCGTACTTGGCCGCGGCCCCGCTGATCTCCCACAGGTCCTGGGGCACGTTCTCCACGTTCACTTCCATTGCGCGTTCTCCGATGGGGCACCATCCCCGGTATCAGAACGATACTGTCGTTGCGCCACAACCATTGTGGCAGGGCCGCAACAACCCGGCATCGTGTCGTTTTCGCTCGGCGGCTCGGCAAGACGGCCGCCGGTATCAAAATGAAAACACTTGTGACATAATCGTAATCACTCTGGGGTTCAAGCAATATCGCGCATTGCCGCCCGGTGAAACCGGTGCAATAATTTACAAATAACATACTGATATTAAAGGTTATATCAAAAAAATACCAAAACGGTAAAAAATCTCGCAGCGCCCTCCAGGCTGGCACGGTATCTGCTTTAACGGGGCATCACCTCAAACCACACACACTATGCAAACACAACAAACAACACCCTTCGTCATCCTGGCAGGCGCCGTGGAACGGTTTTCCTACCGGCTGAACTACGTCCTGGAGCGGCTCTGCGCCCTGCTGGTGGCCGGGATGATCGGCGTGGTCTGGTTCGGGATTCTCGAACGCTACGCCCTGGCCCTGGGGGTCACCTGGACCGAGGAACTGGCCCGCTACATCATGATCTGGGCCGCGCTCCTGGCCGTGCCCTGCTGCGCCTACCGGCGCGAGCACATCGGGCTGGACCTGGTCTTCTCCCGGCTCCCGCTGAACTTACAGATGCCCGCGCGCATGGTCCTCGACCTGCTCGGCCTGGGTTTCTTCCTGTTCCTGACATACTACGGCGTGACCATGGCCAAGGGCGGGGCGAACCAGTACGCGACCATCTTCGGCATGACCATGTTCCTGCCCTTCACCGCCGTACCGGTCACCGCCGGACTCACGGCCGTCCAGATCGCTGCGGTCATGATCCGCGACGCGGCCGGGATCACCCCCTTGTTCACCAGGAAGGAGGCCGCCTGATGCTGACCGTCGCCATCATCTTCTTCGGCCTGCTGCTCGTCGGCGTGCCCATCGGCTTCGTGCTCGGCATCGCGGGCGTGGCCGGCCTGGTCCAGGTGGGCGGAGACAACTTCCTGGTCATGGCCCCCAAACGATTCTTCGAGGGGCTGAACCTGTTCACCTTCATGGCCATGCCCTTCTTCATCCTGGCGGGCGAGATCATGAACCGCGTGGGCATGACCCAGCGCATCGCCAACCTGGCCGACGCCCTGGTGGGTTACCTGCGCGGCGGCCTGGCCCACTCGAACATGCTCGCCTCGGTGCTCTTCGCGGGCATGACCGGCGCGGCCGTTTCCGACGCGGCGGCCTTCGGCAACACCCTGGTCCCGGCCATGGTCAAGCAGGGCTATTCCCGGCCGTTCGCCTGCGCGGTCACCGCCGCGGGTTCGATCATCGGACCGACCATCCCGCCGTCCAACCTGATGGTCATCTACGGGTCGCTGGCGGGCGTGTCCATCGCCGGGCTGTTCGCGGCGGGCATCCTGCCCGGCCTGCTTATCTGCCTGGTGTGCATGGCCCTGATCGTGGCGCTCGGGCGCAAGCTCGGCCTGCCCAAGAAGGAAGGCAGCCCGTCGCTTCGTGAGATTCTCTTCGCCTTCAAGGGGTCGCTGCTCGCCCTGATCATGCCCGCCATCATCCTGGGCGGCATCCTGGGCGGCATCGTCACCCCCACCGAGGCGGCGGCCATCGCGGTCTTCTACGCCCTGTTCGTGGGCGTGGTCATCCACCGCAACCTGACCTTCAACGACATCGTGGAGATGCTCATCCGCACGGCCCGGATCACCGGCGTGGTCTTCCTGATCATCGCCTCGGCCTCGATCCTGAGCTGGTGGATGACCTTCATGCAGATCCCGCAGCAGATCGCGGACGCCTTCCTGTCCCTGTCCACCACCCCGTGGATGGTCAAGGCCATGATCCTGCTCCTGCTCCTGGGCATCGGTATGTTCATGGACATCAACGCGGCGCTGATCATCCTGACGCCCATGCTCGGCACCCTGACCCAGGCCATCGGCATGAACCCGGTGCACGCGGGCGTGATGATCGTCCTGACCCTGAACATATCGCTCATGACCCCGCCCGTGGGGGCCTGCATCTTCGTGCTCTCCTCGGTCACGGGCGAGCGCATAGAGCGCATCAGCGCTTCCCTGTGGCCGTTCATACTCGTGGAGGTGGGCGTGCTCTTCCTGACCACCTTCTGGACGGACCTGGCCATGTTTTTCCCCAAACTTCTGCTCGACATGTAGCGGAACAAACCATGAGAGGATCCTATGAGAATCGGTAAGAAACTGACTGTCCTGATCGCCGTGGCGGCCTTGATGCTGTGCTCGGCCCAGGGTGCGCTGGCCGCCAAGGTCATCAAGATGCACCACCTGAACAAGAACGGCGCCTTCGACAACCCGTCCGGCGCGGCCGCCGTGGTCTTCAAGAACCTGGTCGAGTCCGGCACAAACGGCGAGGTCCAGGTCCAGATATTCCCCAGCGGCCAGCTCGGCAAGGACGCCGAAGTGGTCCAGCAGGTCAAGGACGGCATCATCCAGCTCGGCGTGCACTCCGTGGGCGCGGTGGGCAGCGTCTACCCCATGATCTCCGTGCTCGACGTGCCGTTCGCCTTCCCCAACCACGCCGTGGCCTACGAAGTCTTCGACGGTCCCTTCGGCAAGAAACTGGCCGGCGACATCTCCGCCAAGACCGGCATGAAGTGCCTCGGTTTCTCCGACTCCGGCGGTTTCTTCCAGTTCACCAACTCCAAACACCCGATCAAGACCCTGGAAGACATGAAGGGCCTGAAGATCCGCACCATGGGCCTGGACACCCACAAGATGCTCGTCTCCTCCCTGGGCGGCCAGCCCGTGTCCATCGCCTGGTCCGAGGTCTACACCTCCCTGCAGACCGGCGTGGCCGACGGCCAGATGAACCCGGTGCCCATCGTCGAGTTCGCCAAGCTGTATGAGGTCCAGAAGTACCTGACCATCTCCAACCACCTGTTCGCGCCCCACGTCTGGCTGATGAACATGGACTTCTACAACTCCCTGACCCCGTCCGAGCGCCAGGTCGTCGAGAGCGCCGCCAAGACCGCCATCGTGGTCTCGCGCGGCATCGCCAACGCCATCGAGGCGTCCGACCGCGGCCTGCCCTTCCTGTCCAAGAAGATGGAAATCTACACCCTGCCCGAGTCCGAGAAGGAGCGCTTCCGCGCCGCTTCCCAGCCGGTCGTCATGAAGTACCTCGAAGAG
It encodes the following:
- a CDS encoding ABC transporter permease; protein product: MRLSGWAALRGYTFVVYGFVYLPIMLMGLFSLNASDMIAFPLTGFTFDWYTQILHDGRIFKGLLTTMAVAFPVTIITTVLGSMAALVLTRHKFKGKTAFLALLVLPFFVPKLIFAIAQVTFLNDVGIPKGLYTVWISQSMIILPFVTVIIASVLFRVDKRLEEAAGDLGATPWQTFRRVTLPLMKNGILAGSFISFVLSNAEYTVSYFTSGRAQPLSVLVASDFRFHLSPSLNALAMLIVLFNILVIVISEWFRRRSVQA
- the hydA gene encoding dihydropyrimidinase; the protein is MKLLIKNGLVVNADRSEYADVLIEDTVIREVAPNLGAGPDYRTLGAKGLMVIPGGIDPHTHLEMPTPVTRTADGFDNGGRAALSGGTTMVIDFINPKYGQSYLEACDICMERAAKATCHYSYHATVTWFDEQAAKELRVLAEERGVNSFKHFTTYKGSLMLEPEQMLASFALARELGALCTVHAENDEIITYMQRKLLDKGITQPRGHVLSRPPIAEGEATYHAIALAKIAGAPIYIVHMSCEDALHAVIRAQATGQEVYAESLCGHLLLDESVYFNDDPEIAARYVMSPPFRSAEHREALWQGLADGHIRVIGSDNCTFTQAQRNLGLDDFTKIPNGAPGLEDRMRIVFSEGVAKGRITPEQFVAVTSTNAAKIYNIHPRKGVIAPGADADLVLWDPKKQHTVSAKTHRHAIDYSIFEGMTFTGSPVMTILSGDVVFENDRVTAQPGQGQFIPRPPRQRIPPCHS
- a CDS encoding DctP family TRAP transporter solute-binding subunit, producing the protein MRIGKKLTVLIAVAALMLCSAQGALAAKVIKMHHLNKNGAFDNPSGAAAVVFKNLVESGTNGEVQVQIFPSGQLGKDAEVVQQVKDGIIQLGVHSVGAVGSVYPMISVLDVPFAFPNHAVAYEVFDGPFGKKLAGDISAKTGMKCLGFSDSGGFFQFTNSKHPIKTLEDMKGLKIRTMGLDTHKMLVSSLGGQPVSIAWSEVYTSLQTGVADGQMNPVPIVEFAKLYEVQKYLTISNHLFAPHVWLMNMDFYNSLTPSERQVVESAAKTAIVVSRGIANAIEASDRGLPFLSKKMEIYTLPESEKERFRAASQPVVMKYLEEHFGAEGKDMLNSFLEAIKEASK
- a CDS encoding sigma 54-interacting transcriptional regulator; translated protein: MEVNVENVPQDLWEISGAAAKYAAVISRVLRVDVEIVDGNLYRVAGTGRFSGLVGKQMSSASGVYRQVLKTGRPLVIREPGFSEFCADCPNWQSCDETFEMSTPILYRGTVVGVIGFVCFTEEQKAHIQDNFEVFFDFLAQMADILASKVVESMEYARSLALGQLLETVVDKVDEGVLLLAPDGRIVRSNRAAQQILDFPLEGQDAIKVELLRGETRLLQYTEYTVSLQGRSHDVAGNEYRLQHGESSSMFMFRDAQLMHDDALRLASSHERLGLDAILGTSDVIVTLKEQVARFADSNSSVLVTGESGTGKELVARALNEEGGRKEGPFVAINCGAIPETLLESELFGYVGGAFTGANPKGKMGRFEQANGGTLFLDEIGDMPLHLQAKLLRALEQREVTRLGSTQPTAIDVRVVSATNRNLEEMVHNGTFREDLFYRLNVIPIHIPPLRERPRDIHLLSKVFLEQSMDRLDKEILTIKESFWSAVSEYHWPGNVRELQNSIEYVANVVDSPAVITRETLPLKVRSGMHESEYADYNLETMERTLIQQALKAFGDETGTKAAKERVAQKLGIGIATLYRKIKKYGLE
- a CDS encoding TRAP transporter small permease, giving the protein MERFSYRLNYVLERLCALLVAGMIGVVWFGILERYALALGVTWTEELARYIMIWAALLAVPCCAYRREHIGLDLVFSRLPLNLQMPARMVLDLLGLGFFLFLTYYGVTMAKGGANQYATIFGMTMFLPFTAVPVTAGLTAVQIAAVMIRDAAGITPLFTRKEAA
- a CDS encoding TRAP transporter large permease, which produces MLTVAIIFFGLLLVGVPIGFVLGIAGVAGLVQVGGDNFLVMAPKRFFEGLNLFTFMAMPFFILAGEIMNRVGMTQRIANLADALVGYLRGGLAHSNMLASVLFAGMTGAAVSDAAAFGNTLVPAMVKQGYSRPFACAVTAAGSIIGPTIPPSNLMVIYGSLAGVSIAGLFAAGILPGLLICLVCMALIVALGRKLGLPKKEGSPSLREILFAFKGSLLALIMPAIILGGILGGIVTPTEAAAIAVFYALFVGVVIHRNLTFNDIVEMLIRTARITGVVFLIIASASILSWWMTFMQIPQQIADAFLSLSTTPWMVKAMILLLLLGIGMFMDINAALIILTPMLGTLTQAIGMNPVHAGVMIVLTLNISLMTPPVGACIFVLSSVTGERIERISASLWPFILVEVGVLFLTTFWTDLAMFFPKLLLDM